In a single window of the Nicotiana tomentosiformis chromosome 10, ASM39032v3, whole genome shotgun sequence genome:
- the LOC138900563 gene encoding uncharacterized protein isoform X3, producing MDKKHTLKRARPFHPIPSSPHVFDIDIDVKNPSVKIVESYMKEAPSGHANGESSSANRSQPVSLGRTRSQRAKAQDIDGSPSSKQQQIGVSQIDPKTPLSGHANGESSSAMSNGSGAASLRRARSQSVEECEIGGSQSSKQRELDVSQTGIRQKKHAKSPSKCSM from the exons ATGGATAAAAAGCACACTCTTAAGCGTGCAAGAcctttccatccaattccatctTCACCACATGTTTTTGATATTGATATAGATGTCAAAAATCCGTCAGTAAAAATAGTTGAGTCTTATATGAAAGAGGCTCCAAGTGGCCATGCAAATGGAGAATCATCTTCGGCAAATAGATCTCAACCAGTTAGTTTGGGAAGAACGCGTTCTCAAAGGGCTAAGGCACAAGATATAGATGGTTCTCCAAGTTCTAAGCAACAACAAATCGGTGTTTCTCAAATTGATCCGAAAACCCCCTTAAGTGGTCATGCAAATGGAGAATCCTCTTCAGCAATGTCAAATGGATCTGGAGCAGCTAGTTTGAGAAGAGCGCGTTCTCAAAGTGTTGAGGAATGCGAAATTGGTGGTTCTCAAAGTTCTAAGCAACGAGAACTCGATGTTTCTCAAACTGGTATTCGTCAGAAAAAACATGCCAAGTCCCCTTCAAAG TGCTCTATGTGA
- the LOC138900580 gene encoding uncharacterized protein: MATQIHDIKQISGNSMQWNLKVRVVRMWVMPDRFKPEIPYSIELVLQDSKGDRIHASIGKYVVKFFRNKIHELHLYRMNYFVVGPNNLKLRTTAHNLRLTFTQKIFVEETNDPSFHMNIFNLRSFDQLTNQHDVDQTELLDVVGQVVTYEDVKTYKQGDNQSVFINNVLEDDQILETLWSELVDQIQHHLNESTDEPLIVVFQHMKAQKFRDLPEITCIFEF; this comes from the exons ATGGCCACACAAATTCATGATATCAAACAAATTTCAGGCAACTCGATGCAATGGAATCTCAAAGTTAGAGTTGTTCGAATGTGGGTAATGCCGGATCGCTTTAAGCCGGAAATACCGTATTCAATTGAATTAGTTTTACAAGATTCTAAG GGTGATCGTATACATGCTTCAATCGGAAAGTATGTTGTTAAGTTTTTTAGGAACAAGATACATGAACTTCACTTATATCGTATGAACTACTTTGTAGTCGGACCAAATAATTTGAAGTTGAGGACTACGGCACACAACCTGAGGCTGACATTTACTCAAAAGATATTTGTTGAGGAAACAAATGACCCTTCATTTCATATGAACATCTTTAACTTGCGCTCTTTTGACCAACTAACAAATCAACATGATGTCGATCAGACAGAATTACTCG ATGTTGTTGGTCAGGTTGTGACCTATGAAGATGTTAAGACCTACAAGCAAGGAGACAACCAAAGTGTCTTTATTAATAATGTGCTCGAAGATGATCA GATTTTGGAAACCTTATGGAGCGAACTTGTGGATCAAATTCAACATCACTTGAATGAATCTACTGATGAgcctttgattgttgttttccagCATATGAAAGCTCAAAAATTTCGAGATTTACCAGAAATTAcatgtatttttgaattttag
- the LOC138900563 gene encoding uncharacterized protein isoform X1, with translation MDKKHTLKRARPFHPIPSSPHVFDIDIDVKNPSVKIVESYMKEAPSGHANGESSSANRSQPVSLGRTRSQRAKAQDIDGSPSSKQQQIGVSQIDPKTPLSGHANGESSSAMSNGSGAASLRRARSQSVEECEIGGSQSSKQRELDVSQTGIRQKKHAKSPSKVAVLYVINSFLFSIKNPKLVHRGYFDLVEEGDYNKCPWGRVVY, from the exons ATGGATAAAAAGCACACTCTTAAGCGTGCAAGAcctttccatccaattccatctTCACCACATGTTTTTGATATTGATATAGATGTCAAAAATCCGTCAGTAAAAATAGTTGAGTCTTATATGAAAGAGGCTCCAAGTGGCCATGCAAATGGAGAATCATCTTCGGCAAATAGATCTCAACCAGTTAGTTTGGGAAGAACGCGTTCTCAAAGGGCTAAGGCACAAGATATAGATGGTTCTCCAAGTTCTAAGCAACAACAAATCGGTGTTTCTCAAATTGATCCGAAAACCCCCTTAAGTGGTCATGCAAATGGAGAATCCTCTTCAGCAATGTCAAATGGATCTGGAGCAGCTAGTTTGAGAAGAGCGCGTTCTCAAAGTGTTGAGGAATGCGAAATTGGTGGTTCTCAAAGTTCTAAGCAACGAGAACTCGATGTTTCTCAAACTGGTATTCGTCAGAAAAAACATGCCAAGTCCCCTTCAAAG GTGGCAGTGCTCTATGTGATAAACTCCTTCCTCTTTTCTATTAAGAACCCCAAATTAGTTCATAGGGGTTACTTTGACTTGGTTGAGGAAGGTGATTATAACAAATGTCCATGGGGAAGAGTTGTATACTAA
- the LOC138900563 gene encoding uncharacterized protein isoform X4: MTNVIVEKQHNRDVEKDGDGDGDTNQDAVDETKEKEVSGSQEDAHDINENDGNKNENVNLEGNKEGTSAPGLVDVGVGKTTLEMWMMISGLKCVTRRLIN; this comes from the exons ATGACAAACGTCATAGTTGAA AAGCAACACAACAGAGATGTCGAAAAAGATGGAGATGGCGATGGTGATACTAATCAGGATGCAGTCGATGAAACCAAAGAGAAAGAAG TGTCTGGCTCTCAAGAGGATGCCCATGATATCAATGAAAATGATGGCAATAAAAATGAAAATGTGAATTTAGAAGGGAACAAGGAAGGGACTTCTG CACCTGGGTTAGTTGATGTTGGAGTTGGTAAAACGACTTTAGAAATGTGGATGATGATAAGTGGTTTAAAATGTGTGACTCGGAGGCTCATAAATTAA
- the LOC138900563 gene encoding uncharacterized protein isoform X2: protein MDKKHTLKRARPFHPIPSSPHVFDIDIDVKNPSVKIVESYMKEAPSGHANGESSSANRSQPVSLGRTRSQRAKAQDIDGSPSSKQQQIGVSQIDPKTPLSGHANGESSSAMSNGSGAASLRRARSQSVEECEIGGSQSSKQRELDVSQTGIRQKKHAKSPSKNPKLVHRGYFDLVEEGDYNKCPWGRVVY, encoded by the exons ATGGATAAAAAGCACACTCTTAAGCGTGCAAGAcctttccatccaattccatctTCACCACATGTTTTTGATATTGATATAGATGTCAAAAATCCGTCAGTAAAAATAGTTGAGTCTTATATGAAAGAGGCTCCAAGTGGCCATGCAAATGGAGAATCATCTTCGGCAAATAGATCTCAACCAGTTAGTTTGGGAAGAACGCGTTCTCAAAGGGCTAAGGCACAAGATATAGATGGTTCTCCAAGTTCTAAGCAACAACAAATCGGTGTTTCTCAAATTGATCCGAAAACCCCCTTAAGTGGTCATGCAAATGGAGAATCCTCTTCAGCAATGTCAAATGGATCTGGAGCAGCTAGTTTGAGAAGAGCGCGTTCTCAAAGTGTTGAGGAATGCGAAATTGGTGGTTCTCAAAGTTCTAAGCAACGAGAACTCGATGTTTCTCAAACTGGTATTCGTCAGAAAAAACATGCCAAGTCCCCTTCAAAG AACCCCAAATTAGTTCATAGGGGTTACTTTGACTTGGTTGAGGAAGGTGATTATAACAAATGTCCATGGGGAAGAGTTGTATACTAA